A stretch of Tenrec ecaudatus isolate mTenEca1 chromosome 2, mTenEca1.hap1, whole genome shotgun sequence DNA encodes these proteins:
- the LOC142438852 gene encoding protocadherin alpha-13-like produces the protein MMLHRRGCPGAPHLLLSLLLLTAWELGSGQLHYSVPEEAKHGTFVGRIAQDLGLELAELVPRLFRVASKDPGDLLEVNLQNGILFVNSRIDREELCGRSAACGIHLEVIVEQPLQVFHVEVEVKDINDHPPVFPESKKRISIAESRPPETRLPLDGASDEDIGVNSALTYRLNPNDFFALDSPSNHEQMSSLSLVLRKSLDREEIQEHSLLLTASDGGKPELTSTVQLLITVLDVNDNAPEFDQSIYKVRMPENASNGTLMIKLNATDPDDGTNGDVVYSFRRPVSPAVLYAFIINPNNGEIRIKGGLDFEEKKSYEILVEAVDNGNVPMAGHCTVLVEVLDVNDNAPEITITSLSLHVKEDAQPNTAIALIRVSDRDSGANGQVTCSLTPNAPFKLVSTFKNYYSLVLDSALDRESVAAYELEVTARDGGSPPLSATARVSVEVADVNDNAPTFAQAEYTVFVKENNPPGSHIFTVSARDADAQENARVSYSLVERRVGERALSSYVSVHAESGKVYALQPLDHEELEVLRFQVSARDAGVPALGGNVTLQVFVLDENDNAPALLPAAGAAAGSRGGGGGGGAGVSASELVPRSVGAGHVVAKVRAVDADSGYNAWLSYELQPAAGGARSPFRVGLYTGEVSTTRALDEADAPRQRLLVLVRDHGEPPLAATATVLVSLVDSGQALKTSSRAAMAAAAAGASGAAGGAAALVDVNVYLIIAICAVSSLLVLTLLLYTALRCSAPAAEGACGPGKPALVCSSAVGSWSSSQQRRHRVCSGEGPPKADLMAFSPSVPPCLGSAVGTVQREEDSEYLQEVSSNFKIRISKYSFIFAYVV, from the coding sequence ATGATGCTTCACCGGCGAGGATGTCCAGGAGCTCCACATCTGCTGCTCTCGCTGCTGCTGCTCACCGCCTGGGAGCTGGGGAGCGGGCAGCTCCACTACTCGGTCCCCGAGGAGGCCAAGCACGGCACCTTCGTGGGCCGCATCGCGCAGGACCTGGGGCTGGAGCTGGCGGAGCTGGTGCCGCGCCTGTTCCGCGTGGCGTCCAAAGACCCCGGGGACCTTCTGGAGGTGAATCTGCAGAATGGCATTTTGTTTGTGAATTCTCGGATCGACCGCGAGGAGCTGTGCGGGCGGAGCGCGGCGTGCGGCATCCACCTGGAGGTGATCGTGGAGCAGCCGCTGCAGGTTTTCcacgtggaggtggaggtgaaggaCATTAACGACCACCCGCCCGTGTTCCCTGAAAGTAAGAAAAGAATAAGCATTGCGGAATCTAGACCTCCGGAAACTCGACTTCCACTAGATGGCGCATCGGATGAAGATATTGGAGTAAACTCGGCCTTGACCTACCGACTCAATCCCAATGACTTTTTCGCTTTGGATTCACCGAGCAATCATGAGCAAATGTCTTCGTTATCACTTGTGCTTAGGAAATCATTGGACAGAGAGGAAATTCAGGAACATAGCTTATTATTAACAGCCAGCGATGGAGGTAAACCCGAGTTGACCAGCACAGTCCAGCTGCTGATCACAGTGCTGGATGTGAATGACAATGCTCCAGAATTTGACCAATCCATTTATAAAGTGAGAATGCCAGAGAATGCATCAAATGGAACATTAATGATCAAGCTAAATGCCACAGACCCTGATGATGGCACGAATGGAGACGTAGTCTATTCGTTCAGAAGGCCTGTATCACCAGCAGTACTATATGCATTTATTATAAATCCCAATAATGGAGAAATTAGGATAAAAGGTGGTCTGGATtttgaagaaaagaaatcatatgaAATACTTGTGGAAGCCGTCGACAACGGGAATGTTCCAATGGCTGGTCATTGTACCGTTTTGGTGGAAGTATTAGATGTAAATGATAACGCCCCAGAGATTACGATCACATCTCTGTCACTGCATGTCAAGGAGGATGCTCAGCCTAACACCGCCATCGCCCTGATCAGGGTGTCCGATCGCGACTCTGGGGCCAACGGACAGGTGACCTGCTCCCTGACGCCCAACGCTCCCTTCAAGCTGGTGTCCACCTTCAAGAACTATTACTCGCTGGTGCTGGACAGCGCTTTGGACCGCGAGAGCGTGGCCGCCTATGAGCTGGAGGTGACGGCGCGCGACGGGGGCTCGCCCCCGCTGTCGGCCACGGCCCGCGTGTCCGTGGAGGTGGCGGACGTGAACGACAACGCGCCCACGTTCGCGCAGGCCGAGTACACGGTGTTCGTGAAGGAGAACAACCCGCCGGGCAGCCACATCTTCACGGTGTCTGCGCGCGACGCGGACGCGCAGGAGAACGCGCGTGTGTCCTACTCGCTGGTGGAGCGGCGCGTGGGCGAGCGCGCGCTGTCGAGCTACGTGTCCGTGCACGCGGAGAGCGGCAAGGTGTACGCGCTGCAGCCGCTGGACCACGAGGAGCTGGAGGTGCTGCGCTTCCAGGTGAGCGCGCGCGACGCGGGCGTGCCCGCGCTGGGCGGCAACGTGACGCTGCAGGTGTTCGTGCTGGACGAGAACGACAACGCGCCCGCGCTGCTGCCCGCCGCGGGGGCGGCCGCGGGCtcgcggggcggcggcggcggcggcggcgcgggcgtGTCTGCGAGCGAGCTGGTGCCGCGGTCGGTGGGCGCGGGCCACGTGGTGGCCAAGGTGCGCGCCGTGGACGCCGACTCGGGCTACAACGCGTGGCTGTCGTACGAGCTGCAGCCGGCGGCGGGCGGCGCGCGCAGCCCGTTCCGCGTGGGCCTGTACACGGGCGAGGTGAGCACGACGCGCGCCCTGGACGAGGCGGACGCGCCGCGCCAGCGCCTGCTGGTGCTGGTCCGGGACCACGGCGAGCCTCCGCTGGCGGCCACGGCCACCGTGCTGGTGTCGCTGGTGGACAGCGGCCAGGCGCTGAAGACGTCTTCGCGGGCGGccatggcggcggcggcggcgggggcgtcGGGCGCGGCGGGCGGCGCGGCGGCGCTGGTGGACGTCAACGTGTACCTGATCATCGCCATCTGCGCAGTGTCCAGCCTGCTGGTGCTCACGCTGCTGCTGTACACGGCGCTGCGCTGCTCGGCGCCGGCCGCAGAGGGCGCGTGCGGGCCGGGGAAGCCTGCGCTGGTGTGCTCGAGCGCTGTGGGCAGCTGGTCGTCCTCTCAGCAGAGGCGGCACCGGGTGTGCTCTGGGGAGGGGCCGCCCAAGGCCGACCTCATGGCCTTCAGCCCCTCAGTTCCTCCCTGTCTGGGTTCTGCAGTGGGAACTGTCCAGAGAGAAGAGGATTCAGAATATTTACAAGAGGTGAGCTCcaattttaaaattagaatttcaaaatatagttttattttcGCTTACGTGGTTTAG